Proteins from a single region of Bdellovibrio bacteriovorus HD100:
- a CDS encoding ExbD/TolR family protein: MGMSGGGGKSRATLSEINITPLVDVMLVLLIMFMVTTPLMQQGIEVDLPKTSSSGVEVNEEPFVLVINSDQRMTIAKQKIAMNELRPKLKAIFENKKNKQVYIQADRKVDYGFVAEAMAEVRAAGIFNIGLITQPKDQ; encoded by the coding sequence ATGGGAATGAGTGGCGGCGGCGGAAAAAGCCGGGCGACATTAAGCGAAATCAACATCACGCCTTTGGTGGACGTGATGCTGGTGTTGCTGATCATGTTCATGGTGACGACTCCTTTGATGCAACAGGGGATTGAAGTGGATCTGCCCAAGACCTCTTCTTCCGGTGTTGAAGTCAATGAAGAGCCTTTTGTACTGGTGATCAATTCAGATCAAAGAATGACCATCGCCAAACAAAAGATCGCCATGAACGAACTGCGCCCGAAACTGAAAGCGATCTTCGAAAATAAAAAGAACAAACAGGTGTACATTCAGGCAGACCGCAAAGTGGACTATGGCTTCGTCGCGGAAGCTATGGCCGAAGTGCGTGCCGCTGGCATCTTTAACATCGGCCTGATCACTCAGCCGAAAGATCAATGA
- the tolQ gene encoding protein TolQ, translated as MSPIFVNAAQAAPSVSVNTSSIDAIAQASPIVQLTLLMLIVMSVFCWAIGYSKYVTFKNMKQSDELFLSKFWKVNSLDTLFEDIDQYKDSSVARVFKAVYLEMKKISESPLLSKTEGDKPILSGIDNLERVLNKATESEISKLESRLTVLATTGSTGPFIGLFGTVWGIMGSFHKIGQTGTASLAVVAPGISEALIATAIGLATAIPAVVLYNNFISKIRKQEIVLNNFGADFLNIVKRNFFQGN; from the coding sequence ATGTCCCCTATTTTTGTCAACGCGGCCCAAGCTGCACCCTCTGTATCAGTGAACACCAGCTCCATTGATGCTATCGCTCAAGCCAGTCCCATTGTTCAGCTGACTTTGTTGATGCTGATTGTGATGTCCGTTTTCTGCTGGGCCATTGGTTACTCCAAATATGTCACGTTCAAAAACATGAAACAGTCCGATGAACTGTTCTTGTCCAAATTCTGGAAGGTAAATTCTTTAGACACGTTGTTTGAAGACATCGACCAATATAAAGACTCTTCTGTCGCCCGCGTGTTTAAAGCCGTGTACCTGGAGATGAAAAAGATCTCTGAATCCCCGCTGCTTTCCAAAACCGAAGGCGATAAACCGATCCTTTCCGGCATCGACAATCTGGAGCGCGTTTTGAACAAAGCCACTGAAAGCGAAATTTCCAAACTGGAATCCCGCCTGACAGTTCTGGCAACAACCGGCTCCACCGGTCCTTTCATCGGTCTTTTCGGTACCGTTTGGGGGATCATGGGTTCCTTCCACAAGATTGGTCAGACCGGAACAGCCAGCTTGGCGGTTGTAGCGCCGGGTATCTCGGAAGCCCTGATTGCCACCGCAATCGGTCTGGCAACAGCGATTCCAGCGGTTGTTTTGTACAACAACTTTATCTCTAAAATTCGCAAACAGGAGATCGTTCTGAATAACTTCGGCGCCGACTTCCTGAACATCGTTAAACGTAACTTCTTCCAAGGAAATTAA
- a CDS encoding type 1 periplasmic-binding domain-containing protein: MRILFITAVSFLILGILLLMARIWGLGQSFPAYEHAFFSGPAPIVIVKADTLEKVQETLKLKPDAVIWADVRISQDKVPFILPANRDREFIDMKMAEQKANPTAKIMTGGKLSEYPWEQINEFYKTTPALKEYYEQFPETRFVLNVVDNVHDVHSTVVNAIDAFKPNKRTLIQSDALIVMTTIKELKPEWVYGTSHPDIMRLLSFDSLWILPSTQFKGDVFIAPFTLMKRPAFNDEIITEMRRRNKRIFLGPIENEAQLADATRYKAEGLITTNLPELLRLLNQGPAQ; encoded by the coding sequence ATGAGAATCCTTTTCATTACCGCTGTCAGCTTCCTTATCCTTGGTATTTTACTGCTTATGGCCCGTATATGGGGTCTGGGGCAATCCTTCCCGGCCTACGAACACGCCTTCTTTTCTGGCCCCGCTCCGATCGTGATCGTCAAAGCCGACACCCTGGAGAAGGTTCAAGAGACCCTGAAGCTCAAACCCGATGCGGTGATCTGGGCGGATGTGCGCATTTCCCAGGACAAAGTGCCGTTCATTTTGCCAGCCAACCGCGACCGTGAATTCATCGATATGAAGATGGCTGAACAAAAAGCCAATCCGACGGCCAAGATCATGACCGGTGGAAAACTGTCGGAATATCCGTGGGAGCAGATCAACGAGTTCTATAAGACCACTCCGGCACTGAAAGAATACTACGAACAGTTCCCGGAAACGCGCTTTGTCCTGAATGTCGTGGATAACGTGCACGACGTGCATTCCACAGTGGTCAACGCCATTGATGCTTTCAAACCCAACAAACGCACGCTGATTCAAAGCGACGCTTTGATCGTGATGACAACCATCAAAGAGCTGAAACCAGAATGGGTGTACGGCACCAGCCATCCGGATATTATGAGATTGCTCAGCTTTGATTCGTTGTGGATTCTGCCATCGACTCAATTTAAGGGTGATGTGTTCATCGCTCCATTTACATTGATGAAGCGTCCGGCGTTCAACGACGAGATCATCACAGAGATGCGTCGTCGCAACAAAAGAATCTTCCTGGGTCCTATCGAGAATGAAGCTCAGCTTGCTGATGCAACTCGCTATAAGGCAGAAGGCCTTATCACGACGAATTTGCCAGAATTGCTCCGTCTTCTAAACCAAGGTCCTGCTCAATAG
- a CDS encoding RrF2 family transcriptional regulator, translating to MNKINRKLEYALMALKYMSQKIPGELTTAKEVSDSFHTPFDATARVMQQMAQKGGILRAEYGANGGYQITKDLAKVSIHDLVEVIEGPTALVKCLHKEAPCEIQGTCNIVSPITALNDRLTDFYKSLSLKELLVERMAMPAKKSSEAVAHG from the coding sequence ATGAATAAAATCAATCGCAAGCTTGAATACGCTCTGATGGCTCTCAAGTACATGAGTCAAAAGATCCCCGGGGAGCTCACAACTGCCAAAGAAGTGTCGGATTCATTCCACACACCTTTTGATGCGACTGCTCGTGTGATGCAGCAGATGGCCCAAAAGGGTGGGATTTTGCGCGCCGAATACGGAGCTAATGGCGGATATCAAATCACAAAAGACCTTGCGAAGGTTTCCATACACGACCTTGTTGAGGTGATTGAAGGACCAACTGCGTTGGTGAAATGCCTGCACAAGGAAGCGCCTTGTGAAATTCAAGGCACCTGCAACATCGTGTCTCCGATCACAGCTTTGAACGACAGACTTACAGACTTCTACAAAAGCCTGAGCCTGAAAGAACTATTGGTGGAAAGAATGGCAATGCCAGCGAAAAAATCCTCAGAGGCGGTGGCCCATGGATAA
- the sufB gene encoding Fe-S cluster assembly protein SufB — protein sequence MDNNKSSSNPLESYEYKYGFTTDIETDQVQLGLNEDIIRLISAKKNEPEWMLEYRLKAFRHWLTMVEPEWAHVSYPKIDFQAIRYYSAPKKATDEADKPKSLDDLDPELIKTFEKLGIPLTEQKRISGIAVDVVFDSVSVGTTHTEVLDKAGVIFCSISEAIHKHPDLVKKYLGSVVPHTDNYYAALNAAVFTDGSFCYIPKGVRCPIDLSTYFRINAKDTGQFERTLLVCDEGGYVNYLEGCTAPQRDENQLHAAVVELVALDNAEIKYSTVQNWYTGDKEGRGGIYNFVTKRGKALGKYSKISWTQVESGSAITWKYPSCILQGEGSEGAFYSVALTHDLMQADTGTKMIHIGKNTKSTIISKGISTDKSSNAYRGQVKILPSAENARNYSQCDSMLVGDQSSAHTYPYIEVKNKTATIEHEATTSRISEDQIFYLQSRGLDMEKTISMLVNGFCKEVFKELPLEFSVEAVKLIEMKLENSVG from the coding sequence ATGGATAATAACAAATCCTCCAGCAATCCGCTGGAAAGTTACGAATACAAATACGGTTTCACCACCGACATTGAAACAGATCAGGTTCAGCTGGGTCTGAACGAAGACATCATTCGTCTGATCTCTGCGAAAAAGAACGAGCCAGAGTGGATGCTTGAATACCGCTTGAAGGCGTTCCGTCACTGGCTGACGATGGTGGAGCCTGAATGGGCGCACGTGTCTTATCCGAAGATCGACTTCCAGGCGATCCGCTATTATTCCGCGCCGAAAAAAGCGACGGACGAAGCTGACAAACCAAAATCTCTGGATGATCTGGATCCGGAGCTGATCAAGACATTTGAGAAGCTGGGTATTCCGCTGACCGAACAAAAGCGCATCTCCGGTATTGCCGTGGATGTGGTGTTTGACTCTGTTTCTGTGGGCACGACTCACACCGAAGTGCTGGATAAAGCCGGTGTGATCTTCTGTTCTATTTCTGAGGCGATTCACAAACATCCGGATCTGGTGAAAAAGTACCTGGGCTCTGTTGTACCTCACACGGACAACTATTATGCCGCTTTGAATGCGGCGGTCTTCACTGACGGATCTTTCTGTTACATCCCGAAAGGCGTTCGTTGTCCGATTGATCTTTCCACTTACTTCCGTATTAACGCCAAAGACACCGGTCAGTTTGAAAGAACTTTGCTGGTGTGTGATGAAGGCGGTTACGTGAATTACCTTGAGGGCTGTACGGCGCCTCAACGTGATGAAAACCAGCTGCACGCCGCAGTGGTTGAGCTTGTGGCATTGGACAATGCCGAGATCAAGTATTCCACAGTTCAAAACTGGTACACAGGCGATAAAGAAGGCCGTGGTGGTATCTATAACTTTGTGACCAAGCGTGGAAAAGCTCTTGGGAAGTATTCCAAGATCTCCTGGACCCAAGTGGAATCCGGTTCTGCGATCACTTGGAAATATCCTTCCTGCATTTTGCAGGGTGAAGGCTCTGAAGGGGCGTTCTACTCTGTGGCTTTGACTCACGATCTGATGCAGGCGGATACCGGCACGAAGATGATTCATATTGGTAAAAACACCAAGAGCACGATCATCTCCAAAGGTATTTCCACGGACAAGTCCTCCAATGCTTACCGTGGTCAGGTGAAGATTCTGCCTTCGGCGGAAAATGCGCGCAACTACTCCCAGTGTGACTCCATGCTGGTGGGCGATCAAAGCAGTGCGCATACTTATCCTTATATTGAAGTGAAAAACAAAACTGCGACGATTGAACACGAAGCGACGACTTCACGTATCAGTGAAGATCAGATCTTCTATTTGCAGTCCCGCGGTCTGGATATGGAAAAAACAATTTCGATGCTGGTGAACGGCTTCTGTAAAGAGGTCTTTAAAGAGCTTCCTCTGGAATTCTCTGTCGAAGCCGTAAAACTGATCGAAATGAAACTTGAGAATAGTGTCGGCTAG
- the sufC gene encoding Fe-S cluster assembly ATPase SufC, translating into MNLLEIKNLHARVEEKEILKGLNLTVKPGEVHAIMGPNGSGKSTLSKVLAGHPAYEVTSGEVKYEVNFNMTNLLDLEPDERAKEGIFLAFQYPIEVPGVSNFTFLHTAFNSVLQHQGSEPMPEGEFREFLYQKMKLVSMKPEYLDRPVNTGFSGGEKKKNEILQMAVLSPRLALLDETDSGLDIDALRVVSEGVNKLRRKDNAIILVTHYQRLLDYIKPDFVHVLANGKIIETGDSSLALKLEEKGYDWLTV; encoded by the coding sequence ATGAATTTACTAGAGATCAAAAACCTACATGCAAGAGTTGAAGAAAAAGAAATCCTGAAAGGTCTGAACCTGACAGTGAAACCGGGTGAAGTTCATGCCATCATGGGCCCGAACGGTTCCGGTAAATCCACACTTTCTAAAGTGCTTGCCGGTCACCCGGCGTATGAAGTCACTTCCGGTGAAGTGAAATACGAAGTGAACTTCAACATGACCAATTTGTTGGATCTTGAGCCGGATGAAAGAGCCAAAGAAGGCATCTTCCTGGCATTCCAGTATCCGATTGAGGTTCCGGGTGTTTCCAATTTCACGTTCCTGCATACGGCTTTCAACTCTGTATTGCAGCACCAGGGTTCTGAACCAATGCCGGAAGGTGAGTTCCGTGAATTCCTTTATCAGAAAATGAAACTGGTCAGCATGAAGCCTGAATACCTGGATCGCCCGGTGAACACAGGTTTTTCTGGTGGTGAGAAAAAGAAAAATGAAATTCTGCAGATGGCGGTTTTATCCCCGCGTCTGGCGCTTTTGGATGAAACAGATTCCGGTCTGGACATCGATGCTTTGCGTGTTGTTTCTGAAGGGGTGAACAAACTTCGCCGTAAAGACAACGCGATCATTCTGGTCACTCACTATCAGCGTCTGTTGGATTATATCAAACCGGACTTCGTTCACGTTTTGGCCAACGGCAAAATCATCGAGACTGGCGACAGCTCTTTGGCGCTGAAGCTGGAAGAAAAAGGCTACGACTGGCTGACGGTATAG
- the sufD gene encoding Fe-S cluster assembly protein SufD — protein sequence MNLLTSYEKFSQSNPADGALSAFRKAGYDYALNKGLPTRKDEDWHYTSVKTLNEGTFLPSAVNPVEPSHETLVEIKKNLNPEFANIVFFNGVLNKTLSADLPAGVSLKELSQYPAQFDDTFDALNGAYMAKPFLVTVAKETSVEKPVNFVFFTSAEGGPSLMVNPRLSLDVGARSSVRVLESHYGKAGTTYFANSVSDVHVGESAKLVYVRVQAESESAVNIGRTRLVVEKDANVESLAFATGARLSRHSLDVILNGPGSNTEILGVYAVRGNQHVDNTSLINHKVGECNTNQLYKGILDGESRAVFCGTVRIEKGAQKANSAQLNNNLLLSGKAEADSKPCLQIYADDVKAAHGSTVGQLNREELFYLQSRAIPKEKAIPMLSYGYLSEVIYKISDENIQKWLSRHLDEAFSSLALNR from the coding sequence ATGAACCTGTTAACGAGCTATGAAAAATTCAGTCAATCCAACCCTGCAGATGGCGCATTGTCCGCTTTCCGCAAGGCCGGGTATGACTATGCTCTAAATAAAGGTCTTCCGACCCGCAAGGATGAAGACTGGCACTATACCAGCGTGAAGACTTTGAACGAAGGCACGTTCCTGCCAAGCGCAGTGAATCCGGTAGAGCCCAGCCACGAAACTCTGGTAGAGATCAAAAAAAATCTGAATCCGGAATTTGCCAACATCGTTTTCTTTAACGGTGTATTGAATAAGACCCTGTCGGCAGATTTGCCAGCGGGTGTGAGTCTAAAAGAACTTTCCCAGTATCCGGCTCAGTTTGATGACACCTTTGATGCCTTGAACGGCGCCTATATGGCAAAACCGTTTTTGGTGACTGTTGCCAAAGAAACGTCTGTGGAAAAACCTGTGAATTTCGTCTTCTTCACGTCTGCGGAAGGGGGCCCATCACTGATGGTAAATCCTCGCCTGAGTCTTGACGTGGGCGCGCGTTCTTCCGTGCGTGTGCTGGAAAGCCATTACGGCAAAGCTGGCACCACTTACTTTGCAAACTCTGTCAGTGATGTGCATGTTGGCGAAAGTGCCAAGCTTGTGTACGTGCGTGTTCAGGCTGAAAGCGAAAGTGCGGTGAATATCGGTCGCACGCGTCTGGTGGTTGAAAAAGACGCCAACGTGGAAAGCCTGGCTTTTGCAACGGGTGCCAGACTGTCCCGTCATTCTTTGGATGTGATTTTGAACGGCCCTGGTTCCAATACGGAAATTCTGGGTGTGTACGCGGTTCGTGGCAACCAGCACGTGGACAACACTTCCTTGATCAACCACAAGGTAGGCGAGTGCAATACCAATCAGCTTTATAAAGGTATTCTGGACGGGGAATCCCGTGCCGTGTTCTGCGGAACTGTTCGCATCGAAAAGGGTGCGCAGAAAGCCAACTCGGCCCAGTTGAATAATAATCTTCTTTTGAGCGGCAAAGCGGAAGCCGACAGCAAACCTTGTCTGCAGATTTATGCTGACGATGTGAAAGCGGCGCACGGATCCACAGTGGGTCAGTTGAACCGTGAAGAGCTGTTCTATCTGCAGTCCCGCGCCATTCCGAAAGAGAAAGCCATCCCGATGCTGAGCTACGGGTATCTTTCTGAAGTGATTTACAAAATTTCCGACGAGAACATCCAGAAATGGTTGTCTCGCCATCTGGACGAGGCGTTCAGCAGCCTTGCCCTGAATCGGTAA
- a CDS encoding aminotransferase class V-fold PLP-dependent enzyme yields MSNLDDIFASVRSQFPALTQKVHGKNLVYLDSGATTLKPQSVVDRIAHFYSYETSNVHRGAHYLGDVATGHFEAARQKVAEFLGARQSEEIIFVRGTTEGVNLVANSWGLSNLKAGDEILITVMEHHGNIVPWQMVAEKVGAKVVAADILDNGELDLEDFKKKLNSRTKMVAFTASSNVLGTNTDMKLLTKLAHEVGAKVLVDGAQIVSQLPVDVSDIDCDFFVFSAHKLFGPFGFGAVYGKKEILDQMPPYQGGGSMISKVTIEKTTFNDVPTRFEAGTPHVEGAVGLHAALTFVENIGLDKIHKYEMDLLNYATGRLLEIPDVKIYGTSQNKGAILSFNLKGAHHSDIGQILDQEGVAVRAGHHCTQPLMARLGVPGTVRASLSVYNNREDIDSMVKAVVKAREMLL; encoded by the coding sequence ATGAGTAATCTAGACGACATATTTGCCTCTGTAAGATCCCAGTTTCCGGCTTTGACTCAGAAAGTTCATGGCAAGAACCTGGTTTATCTGGACAGTGGTGCGACAACTTTGAAGCCGCAGTCGGTGGTCGACCGTATTGCGCATTTTTATTCTTATGAAACTTCCAATGTTCATCGTGGCGCACACTATCTGGGTGACGTGGCGACCGGACATTTCGAAGCGGCCCGCCAGAAGGTGGCCGAATTCCTGGGTGCCCGTCAGTCCGAGGAAATCATCTTTGTTCGTGGCACCACCGAGGGCGTGAACCTGGTGGCAAATTCCTGGGGCCTTTCCAACTTGAAGGCCGGGGATGAGATCCTGATCACCGTGATGGAGCATCACGGAAACATCGTGCCGTGGCAGATGGTCGCAGAAAAAGTCGGCGCCAAAGTCGTGGCCGCGGATATTCTGGACAATGGCGAGCTGGATCTTGAAGACTTCAAAAAGAAATTGAACTCTCGCACGAAGATGGTGGCTTTCACCGCTTCTTCGAATGTTCTGGGCACGAACACAGACATGAAGCTTTTGACCAAGCTTGCTCATGAAGTGGGTGCGAAGGTTCTGGTGGATGGGGCGCAGATCGTGTCTCAGTTGCCGGTGGATGTTTCTGATATTGATTGCGACTTCTTTGTGTTTTCTGCACACAAGCTTTTCGGCCCGTTTGGGTTTGGGGCTGTGTACGGAAAAAAAGAGATTCTGGATCAGATGCCCCCTTATCAGGGTGGCGGCAGTATGATTTCCAAGGTGACGATCGAAAAAACCACGTTCAATGATGTGCCGACGCGCTTTGAGGCCGGAACTCCGCACGTGGAAGGCGCCGTGGGATTGCATGCGGCACTGACGTTCGTTGAGAACATCGGTCTGGATAAGATTCATAAATATGAGATGGATCTTTTGAACTACGCAACTGGCAGGCTTCTGGAGATCCCGGATGTAAAAATCTACGGAACCTCTCAGAATAAAGGGGCGATTTTGTCCTTTAATCTGAAAGGGGCTCACCACTCTGACATTGGTCAGATTCTGGACCAAGAAGGTGTGGCAGTCAGAGCAGGACACCATTGTACGCAGCCGCTGATGGCGCGTCTGGGAGTTCCCGGCACCGTCAGAGCATCCCTTTCAGTGTATAATAATCGTGAAGATATTGATTCTATGGTTAAAGCCGTGGTGAAAGCCCGGGAGATGTTGTTATGA
- a CDS encoding NifU family protein — protein sequence MSTQDVLIRIQATPNPNAWKFVLDRAVLNDGKATYADAKEAEQSILASSLFQVEGVRQVHFFQNVITITHNFDADPEEIQRNVCSVIQTRMPAHNPAVTQMDEKKLRRASLPPEVQQIEEILDQTVRPGLQGDGGDLDVVKYEDNKLYVFYQGACGTCPSATSGTLMAIEGILRDQFNPTIEVIPM from the coding sequence ATGAGCACCCAAGATGTACTGATTCGTATTCAGGCAACTCCGAACCCCAATGCGTGGAAATTCGTTTTGGATCGCGCCGTCTTGAATGACGGCAAGGCGACCTATGCTGATGCCAAGGAAGCTGAGCAGAGCATTCTGGCGTCTTCCTTGTTCCAGGTGGAGGGTGTTCGTCAGGTTCACTTCTTCCAGAACGTGATCACGATCACGCATAATTTCGATGCGGATCCGGAAGAGATTCAACGCAACGTTTGTTCGGTGATTCAGACCCGCATGCCGGCGCATAATCCGGCGGTGACCCAGATGGATGAAAAGAAGCTTCGCCGTGCCAGCCTGCCGCCGGAAGTCCAGCAGATCGAAGAGATTCTGGACCAAACGGTCCGTCCCGGTTTGCAAGGTGACGGCGGGGACTTGGATGTGGTGAAATATGAAGACAACAAGCTCTATGTCTTTTATCAGGGAGCTTGTGGAACCTGCCCGAGTGCCACTTCAGGTACACTGATGGCCATCGAGGGAATTTTGCGGGATCAATTCAATCCAACAATTGAAGTTATCCCGATGTGA